A single region of the Penaeus vannamei isolate JL-2024 chromosome 23, ASM4276789v1, whole genome shotgun sequence genome encodes:
- the LOC113805291 gene encoding patched-related protein 9, with amino-acid sequence MATASKGNIISRINFCIVNGLEKAFYNYGVLIARHPAVFMCICLSLTAVCSIGLMKFRVEERPFKLWIPQDSDFIKVMEWQKDNFPAHFRIQMAVYEAENVLDKDVLLEMLRVHEAVVNTSTEDATWQSVCAKMPTITENWFGRKRKRRSLRKENISGVETVPVISSRAKREDSGLFDWSTFLGRDTYCGFLDSIPLECMEHSILEIWGYDRDLLTDLTQEEIIYDVNNVDTSAVFGFPVNFSQYLGGVEFDASGQIIKARASRQTWITEVNMTAIQAGDFVDDTGTGTEVDTESFQWEKELVMVVLDETERPKNISLYFMASASFGMIAGDTIIGDVQYLAVGFGVVFIYVQIMLGKFNFVEQRPLLSLMGLNCVGMSVFMSYGICSAFDVPFGPVNNVLPFLLLGLGIDDMFVIMQAWNNLTPKEKKKELPERIGLALKHAGVSITVTSVTDFAAFAIGSGTVLPALRSFCIFAAVGIAAVYFFQATFFVAWFSLDQKRLEDNRHGLIWCWKLQNWSPNKCSQRDLCQTFFSDVYAKYLLKLPCKVLVLFVTFALLAVSGWGLSNLRQEFNPVWFLPQNSYLFKFLMKQEYYYPTSGELGTIYFGHMNYLEELPKIDKLMIAMQENEDISEIDSWYLSYKKYWEKQGYEVPDPEETQEEFLDQLSMFLHSPSGSKYQAKNFNFDGKVNCTDPAPPILASSIDFKHRPLSLSREKIKAMDDLKAIVNSMNFSGFVEPYSRIYSGWETDKIIEKELYQNMGLAMAVVFLVTLILIANLVTSLMVLLCVIMTLIDVGALMHWWGLTIDTVSCIDIVLAIGLCVDYAAHIGHTFMTQTGTRDERARLTVAKIGPAVLNGGFSTFLAFVFLANSDSHVFMTFFKIFFAVVLYGLLHGLVFLPVLLSLIGPASYPKEKDDEEPADGEESCPFTPQRKSEEKNEEQDHSTNLLDNDTDLKNDPKSGKCQETVSLRMSENSHDKSSLCVGEPSVQIVCSRT; translated from the exons ATGGCTACCGCATCTAAAGGAAATATTATTTCGCGAATCAATTTTTGCATAGTAAATGGACTTGAAAAAGCATTTTACAATTATGGTGTTCTTATTGCTCGTCATCCTGcagtattcatgtgtatatgcttGAGTTTGACAGCAGTATGCTCCATTGGTCTCATGAAATTTAGGGTGGAAGAACGACCCTTTAAATTATGGATTCCACAAGACTCAGACTTTATCAAAGTAATGGAGTGGCAAAAGGATAATTTCCCAGCACATTTTCGAATACAAATGGCAGTTTATGAAGCAGAAAATGTGTTGGATAAAGATGTCCTTCTGGAGATGCTAAGAGTCCATGAAGCTGTTGTGAACACATCAACAGAAGATGCAACTTGGCAGTCCGTGTGTGCCAAGATGCCAACTATAACAGAAAATTGGTttggcagaaagagaaaaagaaggagtctCAGGAAGGAGAATATTTCTGGTGTTGAAACTGTTCCTGTAATATCTTCAAGAGCTAAACGAGAAGACAGTGGACTGTTTGATTGGAGTACCTTTTTAGGTAGAGATACTTACTGTGGTTTTCTTGACAGCATACCTCTTGAATGCATGGAGCATAGCATTCTCGAGATCTGGGGATATGATCGTGATTTATTAACTGATCTTACCCAGGAGGAGATaatttatgatgttaataatgtagACACAAGTGCTGTGTTTGGTTTTCCAGTCAATTTCTCTCAGTATCTTGGAGGAGTAGAATTTGATGCCTCAGGCCAGATTATCAAGGCAAGAGCTTCTAGGCAGACCTGGATCACAGAAGTTAACATGACTGCTATACAAGCTGGAGATTTTGTAGATGATACAGGAACTGGTACAGAGGTAGATACTGAAAGTTTCCAGTGGGAGAAGGAGCTGGTAATGGTTGTTTTGGACGAAACAGAGAGACCAAAGAATATATCTTTGTACTTTATGGCATCGGCAAGTTTTGGAATGATTGCTGGAGATACAATCATAGGAGATGTGCAGTACTTAGCTGTTGGCTTTGGTGTAGTCTTTATATATGTCCAAATAATGCTTGGGAAATTTAACTTTGTGGAACAGAGACCTTTACTCTCTTTAATGGGTTTAAACTGTGTAGgaatgtctgtgtttatgtcctATGGCATTTGTTCAGCATTTGATGTCCCATTTGGCCCAGTTAATAATGTgctgcccttccttctccttggCCTTGGAATTGATGATATGTTTGTCATCATGCAAGCTTGGAATAATCTCACaccaaaggagaaaaagaaagagttacCTGAAAGAATAGGGCTTGCTCTCAAGCATGCTGGTGTTTCCATCACAGTTACATCAGTAACTGATTTTGCAGCATTTGCCATTGGCAGTGGGACAGTTTTGCCAGCACTTAGATCCTTTTGTATTTTTGCTGCAGTAGGTATTGCTGCTGTCTATTTCTTTCAGGCTACATTTTTTGTTGCCTGGTTTTCTCTTGATCAGAAGCGATTGGAAGACAATCGACATGGGCTTATCTGGTGTTGGAAATTACAGAATTGGTCTCCTAATAAGTGCAGTCAAAGGGATCTCTGTCAGACATTCTTTAGTGATGTATATGCCAAGTACCTCTTGAAACTGCCTTGCAAGGTGTTGGTACTTTTTGTAACTTTTGCCCTCTTGGCAGTTTCTGGATGGGGCCTGTCAAACTTGCGCCAGGAGTTTAACCCAGTTTGGTTCCTTCCTCAGAATTCTTATCTCTTCAAGTTTTTAATGAAGCAGGAGTATTACTACCCAACTTCAGGTGAACTTGGTACAATATACTTTGGTCATATGAACTACTTGGAGGAACTGCCCAAAATTGATAAATTGATGATTGCAATGCAGGAGAATGAAGACATAAGTGAAATAGATAGTTGGTATTTGAGTTATAAGAAATACTGGGAAAAGCAAGGTTATGAAGTGCCAGACCCAGAGGAAACCCAAGAGGAATTTTTAGATCAGTTGTCAATGTTTTTACATTCCCCAAGTGGATCAAAATATCAAGCAAAGAACTTCAACTTTGATGGTAAAGTGAACTGTACTGATCCAGCTCCACCTATTTTAGCTTCTAGCATAGACTTCAAGCATCGAccattgtctctctctcgagAAAAAATCAAAGCCATGGATGATTTGAAGGCTATTGTTAATAGTATGAATTTTAGTGGATTTGTAGAACCATATTCAAGAATTTACAGTGGATGGGAAACTGATAAAATTATTGAAAAAGAGCTGTACCAGAATATGGGACTTGCTATGGCTGTAGTGTTCCTTGTGACACTTATTCTAATTGCCAACCTTGTAACTAGTTTGATGGTGCTTCTTTGTGTGATAATGACTTTGATTGATGTAGGAGCATTAATGCATTGGTGGGGCCTCACTATCGACACAGTGTCTTGTATTGACATTGTGTTAGCAATTGGACTATGTGTAGACTATGCTGCACATATTGGCCATACATTTATGACTCAGACTGGCACAAGGGATGAACGAGCTAGACTCACCGTAGCCAAAATTGGACCAGCTGTTCTGAATGGAGGCTTCAGCACTTTCCTGGCATTCGTATTCTTAGCAAACTCAGATTCTCACGTTTTCATGACATTTTTCAAG aTATTTTTTGCCGTTGTTTTGTATGGACTCCTTCATGGTCTTGTATTTTTGCCTGTTCTATTATCCCTTATTGGGCCAGCTTCCTATcccaaagaaaaagatgatgaagagccAGCAGATGGTGAAGAGTCGTGTCCATTCACCCCCCAGaggaaatctgaagaaaaaaatgaagagcaagACCATTCCACTAATTTGTTAGACAATGATACAGATCTGAAGAATGACCCAAAGAGTGGTAAGTGCCAAGAAACAGTAAGTCTAAGAATGTCAGAGAATAGCCATGACAAAAGTAGTCTTTGTGTGGGGGAGCCAAGTGTACAAATAGTGTGTAGTCGTACTTAG